The Sphingobacterium lactis sequence AGCTATTGACGGAGGATCGCGTGATGCTGCATGGAAATAGGACGATTGTATTTAAGTAGAAGAATAGTCATTGTTCTACAAATTTTCAGGTCAATCATAACAACTAAATAAATTTGGGATTGGTTATCTAATTTTGCCTAAATTTTGATTATTAACTGAATTACTATTTTTTCGATGAAATTTAGGTACGATATAGGATATCTCCGTGGAATAGCCGTTTTAGCAGTCTTTTTTTATCACTTTAGGATTCCATTTTTTGATGGAGGTTTTATAGGTGTTGATATATTTTTCGTTATATCAGGATTTCTAATGACTAAGATTATTTTCTCTAGCTATGAAAATGGAAAATTCAGTTACTTAGATTTCATCAGAAAAAGAATCGTCCGGATCGTCCCTCCACTAATAGTTGTTTCGCTTTTCATATTATTGATTTCTATATTTTTCTTTTTTGAAAATCAACTGATTGAAAATATAAAACAAATTATTGCAAGCCTAACATTTACCTCAAATTTTTACTACTATTTCAATCAAGATTATTTTGCAACTACCGCACAGTATAATATCTTTTTACATAGCTGGTCTCTTTCTGTTGAATGGCAATTTTATCTTTTGTTTCCTGTATTTATCATTATTTTAAAGACCATATTTAAGGATAATGCCCGTCAACTCTTATTCAGTTATCTTGGCATAACTATTATATCCTTTCTTTTATGTATATACGCATCTAACGGGTATAAAACAATAAATTTTTATATGTTTCCTACAAGAGCATGGGAAATGTTGTTGGGAGGTATCTTAATTTTCTTTGAAAAAGAATCTGGTAAAATTCCTGTAGTTCTAAAGAATTTTCTCTTTCTCATTTCTACAGCCATCCTGATTACTTCTATTATGTACTTGAATGAAGAAACAACTTGGCCATCAATTTATACCGTCATTCCCACATTTGCGACCGCTGGAATTATTTTTTTGAATGTAGAGCCCAAATTTTTAAAAAATAAAATTATTCAATACTGTGGTAACATTTCATATTCACTGTATCTCTGGCATTGGCCAATATTTGTTCTTATACATTCATACAACCTAACAGACACAAATTATAAAATCATCGGCCTATTAGTTTCTATAATTTTTGCAATATTATCGTATGAATTTATAGAAAGAAAACGGCGCCTATCTAAGTTGCCTGTACTAGGTCTCTCCTATGTCACGGTACTAATATTCTCGTTTGCTGCAATA is a genomic window containing:
- a CDS encoding acyltransferase family protein, whose translation is MKFRYDIGYLRGIAVLAVFFYHFRIPFFDGGFIGVDIFFVISGFLMTKIIFSSYENGKFSYLDFIRKRIVRIVPPLIVVSLFILLISIFFFFENQLIENIKQIIASLTFTSNFYYYFNQDYFATTAQYNIFLHSWSLSVEWQFYLLFPVFIIILKTIFKDNARQLLFSYLGITIISFLLCIYASNGYKTINFYMFPTRAWEMLLGGILIFFEKESGKIPVVLKNFLFLISTAILITSIMYLNEETTWPSIYTVIPTFATAGIIFLNVEPKFLKNKIIQYCGNISYSLYLWHWPIFVLIHSYNLTDTNYKIIGLLVSIIFAILSYEFIERKRRLSKLPVLGLSYVTVLIFSFAAIFLANNNSLENIRFIDNKFKNLLVYDIENHFKSNGCFITITSEEKVYDYQNCLKIIPEKQNILLIGDSHAAQYSKSIRKKLSPNQNLLEVSAGFTFPFVPTKGEPQPAELMEKTLTEFIPKNAENIDLILISIHLPMRNYLNYTEEELVQNLKELASKLASLNLNFYFIGQTESYSVDYGRICLGKEISDQVIEEKYVDKETEELKELMKGAIPKDRYIDLYDLNGLKKLDQSTNTPYMFDSNHLTELGADQIIDLLKSRKIL